Proteins encoded within one genomic window of Pseudalkalibacillus sp. SCS-8:
- a CDS encoding Na+/H+ antiporter NhaC family protein yields the protein MDGNWISIIPFLVVIPIAMLTKQVLPGILVGLIAGAYLSNPSPIGGIETMLTYLVTALVDKNNIKIIVFLYVFSGLVGMIKIAGGIKGFVEAASERVDTKKEAILLTYVSTLGTFSAPSFRFVTIGPIMRALMKRVSMTKKELGFVIETTTTPIIVLIPIATAFVGYMVSVIELGLHNQNLEGDPYRLFIQSIPFNFFAISIFLVGIYLSFFHHSSDGEQEEPSDEKDEDDWHNCDPAVSLDLPSKPLNLLLPLFVVIILTLALTWYDGAQKGFGFFQAFIKANVLDAMVIALLITTLLTVLFYLFQNFELKMLIESFVFGGNNLMSVILLLSIIWGLASVTEDLGFSAFITENASWIPAILVPPILFLFGSAVSYFIGSAWGTWGIIMPLGISMASMADVSLPLVIGAVFASGTFGSFASPLSDDINTISRILNLQVMEYARFKLKAALIAVGISAILYFGITFIM from the coding sequence ATGGACGGAAATTGGATATCCATCATCCCCTTCTTAGTAGTCATTCCCATAGCCATGCTTACGAAACAAGTACTACCAGGTATCCTTGTCGGTCTGATTGCGGGTGCTTATTTGAGTAATCCTTCTCCGATCGGCGGTATAGAAACGATGCTTACTTATCTTGTAACCGCACTGGTTGATAAGAACAACATCAAAATCATCGTTTTCCTTTATGTTTTTTCTGGTCTTGTCGGTATGATCAAAATCGCCGGAGGGATCAAGGGCTTTGTTGAAGCTGCTTCGGAAAGAGTCGATACGAAAAAGGAAGCTATACTCCTAACATATGTCTCAACACTCGGAACATTCAGTGCTCCAAGTTTCCGATTCGTCACAATCGGCCCGATCATGCGGGCATTGATGAAACGTGTGAGTATGACTAAGAAAGAATTAGGCTTTGTCATTGAAACCACCACAACTCCAATCATTGTGTTGATTCCGATTGCGACCGCATTTGTCGGTTATATGGTTTCAGTCATTGAGCTCGGTCTTCATAATCAAAATTTAGAAGGAGATCCATACAGACTGTTCATCCAAAGTATACCCTTCAATTTCTTTGCCATCTCAATCTTCCTCGTAGGGATCTATCTTAGTTTCTTTCATCATTCTTCTGATGGAGAACAAGAGGAGCCTTCCGATGAGAAGGACGAAGATGATTGGCATAATTGTGATCCAGCAGTTTCACTCGACCTTCCGTCAAAACCATTGAATTTATTGCTTCCTCTATTCGTCGTCATCATCCTAACGCTAGCTCTAACCTGGTATGATGGGGCTCAAAAAGGCTTTGGTTTTTTCCAAGCATTTATCAAGGCGAACGTTTTAGATGCGATGGTCATCGCCTTGTTGATTACGACGTTATTGACAGTCCTCTTCTACCTTTTTCAGAATTTCGAATTAAAGATGTTGATTGAAAGCTTCGTTTTCGGAGGTAACAATCTGATGTCCGTCATTCTGCTGCTTTCAATCATTTGGGGACTTGCATCTGTTACTGAGGATCTCGGTTTTTCAGCATTCATCACTGAAAATGCTTCCTGGATACCAGCCATACTTGTCCCGCCGATCCTTTTCCTATTTGGATCAGCTGTCTCCTATTTCATCGGTTCAGCCTGGGGGACGTGGGGTATCATCATGCCCTTGGGGATTTCGATGGCCTCCATGGCAGATGTTTCATTACCACTCGTAATCGGAGCAGTATTTGCAAGTGGAACCTTCGGATCGTTCGCGTCCCCGTTGAGTGATGATATCAATACGATCAGTCGAATCTTAAACCTTCAAGTAATGGAATACGCAAGGTTCAAGCTTAAAGCCGCGTTGATCGCAGTAGGGATATCCGCTATTTTATATTTCGGTATCACCTTCATTATGTAA
- a CDS encoding metallophosphoesterase family protein, producing the protein MKKILLLADTHIRTSGKLFPEVLLTEMEKADLILHAGDFIESSVVEDLMKFAPVEAVYGNVDSEELQEKLPDKKVVEIEGFRIGLVHGHLGKGKSTPERALRSFEGEAVDVIVFGHSHIPHHEEVDGITLYNPGSATAKRFQKNYSYGWLTIHDSLQIETHYF; encoded by the coding sequence ATGAAAAAAATCCTCCTGTTAGCGGATACGCATATACGAACTTCTGGGAAACTTTTCCCAGAAGTTCTTTTAACAGAGATGGAAAAAGCAGATCTGATCTTACATGCAGGAGATTTCATTGAATCAAGTGTAGTGGAAGACTTGATGAAGTTTGCTCCAGTCGAAGCTGTATATGGGAATGTTGATTCCGAGGAACTGCAGGAAAAGCTTCCGGATAAGAAAGTTGTGGAAATAGAAGGTTTTCGGATCGGACTCGTCCATGGTCATCTCGGAAAGGGAAAAAGCACACCGGAACGGGCTTTGCGTTCATTCGAAGGCGAGGCAGTAGATGTCATTGTGTTTGGACATTCCCATATTCCTCATCATGAAGAGGTGGATGGGATAACACTTTATAATCCAGGATCAGCGACAGCCAAACGATTTCAAAAGAATTATTCATATGGTTGGCTGACGATTCAT
- the dat gene encoding D-amino-acid transaminase encodes MILVQDKLMEQKELHIGMEDRGYQFGDGIYEVIRIYNGCFFGMDEHLTRLERSARELQMSLPYAKDLLKKRLEDLAAVNNVKDGQVYLQVTRGVAERTHHFPDHADGVLIAYTKEAPRPYQKMADGIGVITTEDIRWLRCDIKSLNLLGNVLSKQKAKDAGCDEAILIRDGIVTEGSSSNVFIVKEGELVTHPADNLILNGITRNVLFKIAEESQLNVVEKKFGMDDLLNADEVMITSTTMEITPVVTIDGKPVQDGKPGPITKRLQEKFNLRIHEVQSVEN; translated from the coding sequence ATGATATTAGTACAAGACAAGTTGATGGAACAGAAGGAATTACATATCGGAATGGAAGATCGGGGCTACCAATTCGGGGACGGCATCTATGAGGTGATCCGTATTTACAACGGTTGTTTTTTCGGTATGGATGAACATTTGACACGTCTAGAAAGAAGTGCAAGGGAACTTCAGATGAGCCTGCCCTACGCAAAAGATTTGTTGAAAAAGCGTTTAGAGGATCTTGCAGCTGTTAACAATGTAAAAGACGGACAAGTTTATTTGCAGGTGACAAGAGGGGTTGCAGAAAGGACACACCACTTCCCGGATCACGCGGACGGTGTTCTTATCGCTTATACGAAAGAGGCTCCAAGACCTTATCAAAAAATGGCGGACGGCATCGGGGTCATCACGACAGAGGACATTCGTTGGTTGAGATGTGACATCAAGAGTCTGAACCTGTTGGGGAATGTGTTGAGTAAACAAAAAGCGAAGGATGCAGGGTGTGATGAAGCGATTCTAATACGGGACGGGATCGTCACGGAAGGAAGTTCATCCAACGTCTTCATTGTAAAAGAGGGTGAATTGGTGACTCATCCCGCGGATAACCTGATATTGAATGGAATAACACGCAATGTTTTGTTCAAGATTGCTGAAGAATCCCAGCTCAATGTCGTTGAAAAGAAATTTGGAATGGATGATTTATTGAATGCAGATGAAGTGATGATTACAAGTACAACAATGGAAATCACTCCTGTCGTCACCATCGATGGTAAACCTGTCCAAGACGGTAAGCCTGGTCCAATAACGAAACGATTGCAGGAAAAATTCAATCTCCGTATCCATGAAGTGCAAAGTGTTGAAAATTGA
- a CDS encoding DEAD/DEAH box helicase yields MTTFKDLGIEARTLKAINDMGFEEPTPIQRDAIPVALKGKDLIGQAQTGTGKTAAFGIPMIEKIDKDQTGVQALIVTPTRELAIQVAEELNKIGHHKRIRTLPIYGGQHIGLQIKALKKRPQILVGTPGRLLDHLNRKTIRLGELKTVILDEADEMLNMGFIDDIKAILGQIPEEHQTMLFSATMPKAIQSLANQFMKEDREIIRVKASEMTVTKIDQRYVKVHEKEKFDVLCRLLDIQAPELAIIFGRTKKRVDEVTDALNKRGYSADGIHGDLSQQKRDRVMKKFRTGRVDILVATDVAARGIDISGVTHVYNFDIPQDPESYVHRIGRTGRAGKTGIAITFMTSREFDHLKTIEQITKKRMEQMTIPTTDDALEGQQRMAADQLTNSIKNEDLESYYSVADELLAQYNPRDLVAAALKGYTKEPDKTPVDITPIKPLDSKKKSNKGGGGRPFNKNNKGKGGRPPKRGGGNRPQNNRSGGSRQNRSHRSYKQRVK; encoded by the coding sequence TTGACAACATTTAAAGATTTAGGAATTGAAGCACGTACATTGAAAGCAATTAATGACATGGGATTCGAAGAACCAACCCCGATCCAAAGAGATGCGATTCCAGTCGCGCTTAAAGGAAAAGACTTGATTGGTCAAGCGCAGACCGGAACAGGGAAGACTGCAGCATTCGGAATTCCGATGATCGAAAAAATCGACAAGGATCAAACAGGTGTTCAAGCGTTGATTGTAACACCGACGCGTGAGTTGGCGATCCAGGTCGCAGAAGAATTGAACAAGATCGGGCATCACAAACGCATCCGCACATTGCCGATCTATGGCGGACAGCATATTGGATTGCAGATCAAAGCATTGAAAAAACGTCCGCAAATCCTCGTTGGTACACCAGGACGTTTATTGGATCACTTGAATCGAAAAACGATTCGATTAGGTGAATTGAAAACCGTCATTCTAGACGAAGCGGATGAAATGTTGAACATGGGATTCATTGACGACATCAAAGCGATTCTTGGTCAAATCCCTGAAGAACACCAAACGATGCTGTTCTCAGCAACAATGCCAAAAGCAATTCAATCCCTTGCGAACCAGTTCATGAAGGAAGACCGGGAAATTATCCGCGTAAAAGCGAGTGAGATGACCGTTACGAAAATCGACCAGCGGTATGTGAAAGTTCATGAAAAGGAAAAGTTCGATGTCCTATGCCGATTACTCGATATTCAGGCACCAGAACTTGCCATCATTTTCGGCCGTACGAAGAAACGTGTAGACGAAGTGACGGATGCATTGAACAAACGTGGTTATTCAGCAGACGGAATCCATGGCGATCTCTCGCAGCAAAAACGTGACCGCGTTATGAAGAAGTTCCGTACTGGCCGGGTGGACATCCTCGTTGCAACAGATGTTGCTGCTCGTGGAATTGATATCAGTGGTGTTACACACGTATACAACTTCGATATTCCTCAAGATCCAGAAAGCTATGTACACCGGATCGGACGTACAGGTCGTGCTGGAAAAACAGGAATTGCCATTACGTTCATGACATCCCGTGAATTCGATCACTTGAAGACAATTGAACAAATCACGAAGAAAAGAATGGAACAGATGACGATTCCGACGACGGATGATGCATTGGAAGGTCAACAGCGTATGGCTGCGGACCAATTGACGAATTCCATCAAAAATGAAGATCTGGAGTCTTATTATAGTGTCGCAGATGAGTTGCTTGCACAATACAACCCACGCGACTTGGTTGCAGCAGCGCTTAAAGGATATACGAAAGAACCGGATAAGACACCAGTTGATATTACACCAATCAAACCATTGGATTCCAAGAAAAAATCCAACAAAGGTGGCGGCGGTCGACCATTCAACAAAAACAATAAAGGGAAAGGTGGACGTCCTCCAAAGCGTGGAGGCGGCAACCGACCTCAAAACAACCGTTCTGGTGGAAGTCGACAAAACCGTTCTCACCGTTCTTACAAGCAACGGGTGAAATAA